Below is a window of Herbiconiux aconitum DNA.
CCACTGGGTCGCCGCCTCACGCGCAGCCGCCGCATCACGTGCCGCCGCCGCATCACGCCCGCCCGCGGCATCCGGCTCGGCCGCCTCCAGCGACCGCTCCCACTCCCCCATCCGCTCCGCAGCGCGCGAGGCGGCGTAGCTGCCCCACACCTCGAGGGCTTGCGAGATCACGGCTTCCTGCTGCTGCAACACGGCCTTGTTGATGCGCTTGCCGAACTTCAGCTGCCGGTCGGCACGGTCCGACGCCACGGCCACCTGCACCGAAGCCTCGACCTCGATGGCCTTGGCGCGTTCGGCGGCCCAGACGGAACCGCCCGACACTTCGCCGTCTTCGCGCACCTCCACTAGCCGGTCGTACGCCGTCGGCACACCCAGGTTCGCGAGCACCTTCACGATCACCGGCAGCAGCTCGATGCAGATGAACAGCAGCGCGATCATGATGTGCGCCACGTTCAGCAGCGGGTTCGCCTCGCCCAGCCGGAACAACGCCGACAGCCGCGAGAGCAGCCCCGCGCTGTTGTCGACGGCGCTGTCGTGGGCCGCTTGCTCGGTCGTGCGCTCATCCTGAGCCCTGGCCAGTGTGGCCTGGTCGTCGGCGAGCTGCGATTTGGCGGCGTCGAGCCGGCTCTGAGCGGATGCCTGCAGGTTCTGCGATGCCGTCGTCTCCGCTGCTTGCTCGGCGGTCTTGGCCGCATCGAGGCGGGCTTCGGCCTGCTGCACCGCCACGAGCTTCGACTGCGTCACGTCGCCGTCGCCCCGGATGCCGGTGCCACCAGTTCCGTCGATCTCGGCCAGGTAGGCGGTCTGCGCCGCGTCGTAGGCGGTCTGTGCGGCGGCGGTCGCGGCAACGGCCGCGGCGTAGTTCGGGTCGGACGACAGATCGGTCTGCAGCCCCTTGTCGACGATGGCCTGGTTCGCAGCGATCGAGTCCTGCAGGTCGGGGATGGCGGCGAACCGCGGGTCGTTGGCCATCTGCTGCTCGAACGCCGACTTCTCCTCGGCCTGCATCACCTGGATCTCCGAGTTGATCTCGGCGTTGAAGATCTGCAGTGTGAGCGGCGTCGAGATGACCGTTCCGATGATGAGCGCGAGCGCGACGCGCGGCAGGGCGAGCCCGATGTTACGCGCGACTCCCTTCTGCTTGGCCATGCCGATGATGAGCAGCCGGTCGAGGTTCAGGATGATGACACCCCAGAACACGCCGATGATCACGGCAACGGGAATGGGCGCCCCCACCGCCATCACGAGCGCGAACGTCGCTGACACCGCCGACAGGAAGGCCGTGCTCAGGATGACGCCGCCCATCGCGACGAATCGTGCACGGTCGCCGGGCGCATCCGCCAGCACGTCGAGGCGGGCGCCGCCGAGCCAGGCCATGAAGTTGGAGACGGGGTTGGAGTTGTAGCGACGAGCCATTGCGACCTTTCGGGAGGTGACGTCGGTCAGAACAACGGATGCGCGCTCGACCGCGCCCGCACGTCCTGACACGAGGAGCGAAGCTACCGCACCAGAATCTGCGTTCCCTGGCACGCCCCTGTGTTCGCCGTTTGATGCCGATTCCTGCGCGATAGTCAAGCGGTTCACGAATGGCGGTTTTCGGCGGAAGGTGGGAGGAACATCAGACGACGGGACCCCCAATGACGAACGCACGAGACATCATGACCCCCGACCCGGAGGGCATCCGGGAGAGCCACACCTTGCGCGAGGCCGCGGTGCTGATGCGCGACCTCGACGTCGGTGCGCTGCCGATCCTCGGCGACGGCGGCGCGCTGGTCGGCGTGATCACCGACCGCGACATCGTGGTGGGATGCGTGGCCGACGGCTCCGACCCCGAGACGATGCTCGTCGGCGAGCTGGCCGACCGCGAGCCCGTGACGGTCGAGGCCGACGACGACGTGCGTGAGGCCCTCAGCGCGATGCAGGAGCACCAGGTGCGGCGCGTGCCGGTGCTCGAGGGCGGGCGCCTGGTGGGCATCATCAGTCAGGCCGACATCGCGCTGTCGCTGTCGCCGATCGAGACCGGCGAGACGGTCGAGGAGATCTCCGAGTAGTCCCACGGAAGCCGCCTGCGGGCGTGCTTCGCCCAGCTCCAGGTGGACTACGGATGCAGCGTCAGCGCGACCCCGCCGATAGGCCGTTGCGCCGACGAGGA
It encodes the following:
- a CDS encoding DUF4407 domain-containing protein, giving the protein MSGRAGAVERASVVLTDVTSRKVAMARRYNSNPVSNFMAWLGGARLDVLADAPGDRARFVAMGGVILSTAFLSAVSATFALVMAVGAPIPVAVIIGVFWGVIILNLDRLLIIGMAKQKGVARNIGLALPRVALALIIGTVISTPLTLQIFNAEINSEIQVMQAEEKSAFEQQMANDPRFAAIPDLQDSIAANQAIVDKGLQTDLSSDPNYAAAVAATAAAQTAYDAAQTAYLAEIDGTGGTGIRGDGDVTQSKLVAVQQAEARLDAAKTAEQAAETTASQNLQASAQSRLDAAKSQLADDQATLARAQDERTTEQAAHDSAVDNSAGLLSRLSALFRLGEANPLLNVAHIMIALLFICIELLPVIVKVLANLGVPTAYDRLVEVREDGEVSGGSVWAAERAKAIEVEASVQVAVASDRADRQLKFGKRINKAVLQQQEAVISQALEVWGSYAASRAAERMGEWERSLEAAEPDAAGGRDAAAARDAAAAREAATQWDAASARGTAGQWDATEPLGVVASRDAAGSRGFGESRDATAEIAALFGDDAEWEGGDSGRASDDTATRPIPLNADRAAFLRRAGLPDQL
- a CDS encoding CBS domain-containing protein, with the translated sequence MTNARDIMTPDPEGIRESHTLREAAVLMRDLDVGALPILGDGGALVGVITDRDIVVGCVADGSDPETMLVGELADREPVTVEADDDVREALSAMQEHQVRRVPVLEGGRLVGIISQADIALSLSPIETGETVEEISE